A segment of the Symmachiella macrocystis genome:
GCGCGGCTGGTGGATAACCTACTGGAGATGCATGTCTCGCCGACGTTGGTCCGTAATAATTTGCCGATGGCAGATGTGCAAGGCGTCTTTAACGCTGTGAAAGTCACCGGCGATGTCGTCGGGGAAACTTGGTTCTCCGGGCAAGGCGCCGGGCAGCTTCCCACCGCCTCCGCGGTTCTAGCCGATATTGTCGACATGGCAGTCGGCCGGTCACAACTGACCTTTCCCACGCTGGACCTCTTCGGCGGGCGGACGACGTTTCGTGTCCAACCGACGGACAAAATCCTCAGCAAGTTTTATCTACGCTTTAACGCTCTGGATCGTCCCCACGTGTTGGCAGACATCACCGATATTCTGGGCCGTCACGAAATCAGCATCGCTTCGGTAGTCCAGCATGAGAGCCCGGAAGTGGAATCCAGTAAGAACTCCGTTGTCCCGGTATTCATCATGACACACCGCGCAACCGAGGGCCAAATGCGCGCCGCTGAAGCGGAGTTGAACCAACTCAAGTCGCTACTATCCCCCTGCATACGCATGCGCGTCGCCGAATAGCGGAGAACGTTCAGCGCAGGGCCGCCCCCCTTCTAGGCAACAAAAACAGCGGGCGGCGCGATGGCCACCCGCTGTTCACACACACACAACACAACACTTGTCTCGTACCGGGCTTTGGGCAGGGATGGGTGGGCGGTTTTGTGCTCGTTATTTCTCTCGACACTCTTGCCAGCGTAACCCACCGCGATTTGTTACAAAGAAATCGGAAAACTTTTTCAAAATCCGCTAAAAACGTGACTCGCGGCATCACAAATCCAGCGGCAGCGTGTTCTGGGACATTTCTTGAATTGCCGACCGCGGCGGTTTAGGGTGGTTCTCTGCACCACCCAACATGCCATTTACTGCTGGATGAGAAACGAGCAACCCATGTCCGAAGCTCTCAACGTCACGCCTGGTCCGCCACAATCGGCTCCGCCCATGTTGTTGTCCGGCAATCCGTTATCGTGGATCAAGGTTTTTGGACCGGGCGCGATCATTGCCTCGTTGACCATTGGAACTGGCGAGCTGATTTTCTCCACCCGCGGCGGCGCGCTGTTCGGCTACAACATCCTGTTTCTGTTCGTGGTGATTTCCATTCTCAAGTGGGGACTCGTGCTCGGAACAGCCCGGCACATGGTACTCACCGGTGTGCATCCCTTTCAGCGGATGATGGACCTTCCCGGTCCCCGCGGTTGGGCACCGATGGCTTTCTTTATTTTGGCTGCCGTCTGCATTCCCATCTGGGTCAGCTTTCATAGCGGCGTGTTGGGCAACTTGACCTCTTGGGTTTCAGGAACCGAAGCGATGTTTAACGGCGGCGCCGATTTCGTTTGGGGAGCGGCCATTCTCTCCGGACTGTTGCTGTTGTCCGCCACTGAGGGATATACGGTGCTCGAACGCGTGCAATTGGCGATCGTCGCCGCCTTGATCATCTGTGCTGGGATCTCCTTAGTCCTCTACAGCCCCGACTGGTGGGCGCTGCTCAAAGGGGCGGTCATTCCGTCGGCTTACGAATATCCCAACTGGATTGGTGAGTACCCCAAAATCGCCACGCAACCTGTCTGGGTCGAGACGACGCGCTATGTCGGCGTCATCGGCGGAGCGGGCTATGACTATCTAGCCTATACTTCGTTTCTACGAGAAAAACGGTGGGGCAACGCCGGGACTGCTCCCGCTACGCGGCAGAGGTTGGAAACAATCGCCGCCGATCCCAACCACGCCGTCCGCCGCTGGTTGCGGGCGCCGTATATCGACTGTTCGATCAGTTTCATCATCGTGATTGCATTCAGCGCGGTGTTCGTGGCTTCGGGCACAATTATCCTCGCTCCCGAACACAAGATCCCCGACGAAAAGAACTTGCTGAACCTGCAGGCGGAATTCGTCGTCGGCCTCAGTCCTGTCCTTTTACCGTTGTACGTGGCCGGGGCGTTTTTGACGATGCTCGGTACGCTGTACGGTACATTGGAAGTCGCCCATACGGTCCTCAACGAGATGGCTCGTAGCGTCAACGATGCTTGGGCAGTGCAGCATCAGCGGCGATTGAAATCCTACACGGTGGCTTGGTGCGCTCTGATTGCCTATGGCGTGTTGACATGGCAATATTTTTATACCACCAGCGGCGGAGCCGATAAACCGCGGGCATTGTTGGTGGTGATGACACCAGCCAACCTCTTTACCGGTGTGTTGCTGTGCGGACTGTTGTGCCTACTTAATCCCTGGATGGACCACCGCTTTTTGCCGCGCATGCTACGGATGCCAACCTGGCTGTGGCTGTTGAATCTGTTTGCGGCGGTGGTGTTTTTGGCGCTGGGAGTCAAAGGGTACTGGGACCACGATTCTCGCTGGATTGCGCTGGGCGGGTTGTGCTTGGTGGTCGTGGTGGCCTGGGGATTGGCGTTTATGCTACGGGGACGGCTGCGCGGGACTAGGGCGGATGGAGACTAGATCAGGAATCCTGTTCAACAAAACTCAGACTCGGCGAGTCGTTCTTTGTGTCTAGCGAAGCGGAGCTTCGTGAAGGGGCGTTCCCAAATGGAGTTTGGGAACGAGAATGACACGATTCCACACTCGCTCCCGAATTTAACATCTGGAATTCCTACGACTGGCCAGGTATAATGTCCGATGCGGCTGGGTAAGAAACTCCTGGCGACCGACTGATGATTGGCCCGCTTTTCTCTCGCCTTCGGCAATCACCGCACGATCAAATTCTTTGACCGCTGCGTTTTTAAGTCGTCGCTATCCCCATCGTCAGGAGCAAAGACCATGAGAATCGATGAAATGCTCTCCAGCCGTCATGTTCACTTCGAATCCCTGCAGCACCGGCCTACTTTTACAGCCAATCGCATGGCACAGGTGCTGCACATTCCCGGCAAAGAGGTCGCCAAGTCTGTGCTGTTGCGTAGTGGAGGCGATTATGTGCTGGTCGTATTGCCGGCCACCCACTATGTCGACATGGAACGCATTCGCCGCCGTCTGGGTGAAGAGAATGTGGAAATGGCGAGCGAAGATGAAATCGCCCACATGTTTCCCGATTGTGAACCAGGAGCCATGCCCCCCTTCGGCAGTCTCTATGACGTTCCCACGTTGATGGACAGTTCGTTGGCGGAGGATGAAGAGATCGTCTTTGAAAACCAATCCCACGCAGAGGCGATCCGCATGCGCTTCGAGGATTACGACACCTTAGAACACCCGATCAAAGGCCGGTTTTCTTATTGAGCACTCGTTGCCTAGCGCGGGGGCGGGGTTACTTGCGATTGATCAGCGCCATCGCCTCCGCCCGGCTGGGAGGATTGGACTTAAACAGCCCGCGGACGGCGCTGGTGACAGTCAATGCGCCCGGCTTGCGGATGCCGCGGATCGACATACAGGTATGCTCCGCTTCCAAGACCACGACCACCCCTTTGGCGTCGAGCTCGTTGTTGAGCAAATCGGCGATTTGATGCGTCATCCGTTCTTGCACCTGCGGTTTTCGGGAAATCTCGTCCACCACACGGGCTAACTTGCTCAGCCCGGCGACACGGCCGTTGGGTAGATAGCCAACGTGGGCGACTCCCAAAAATGGCAGCAGATGATGTTCGCAGGTGCTGTTGAAAGTAATGTCGCGAACCAGCACGAGTTCGTCGTACTTTTCCTCGAAGACCTTCTCCAGATGCCGCCCCGGTTCGGAATGCAGACCGGAAAACAGCTCCTTATACATGCGTGCCACACGGGCGGGCGTTTCGAGTAGCCCGTCCCGGTCGGGATCTTCTCCGACTGCGAGTAAAATTTCGCGCACCGCGCGCTCAATACGAGGCAAATCAACAGGTCCGTGTTCCATGAATCGACCGTCTGGGAGGCAAAAATGTGTGAGAGAAAAGCAACGGGATTCTACGTGTTGCCCCAGCGACGGTCAATCATCGGCGATTGAAACCTCAAACCTCAATGACGTCACAGTGGACCATCCCTAGCCAAACCGATCAATTCACGCTGAATTGTGGATTCGCTGACTGCTCGATCGTGGCTTCCCTTTGTCCGCGGAGCAATTCGCGCAATTGGGCGAGCAACAAATCGCTGCGCAGGTCGACATTCGGTTCTGCCAACATTGATTGTTTGTGGGAAGGTGCAAGGGGTAATTGGTCGGCAAGCTGGTCACACAACTCACCCAAGGTAAGCTGGTCGCCTGCCCACAGTTGGAACAGATCGTTGCGCAGGATGTGCGGAAACAACTCGCGAAATGCAGCCAACAATTCCTCATGGCGACGGTGACGATCGATGACGGGTGTCATGGCGTAGTGATCGGGCCGCGCGGTGATCGTCGCCCGCTGAGACAAGTCGTCCGCCGGATGCCGAGAATTGATCTGTGCGCGACAGACGCCCTGAATGTGAATGCAGTTCGCCGCCGGCGAAAAAAACATGGGAGTGACAATCCGCGCCACACAGACAAAATCGTCAACCGCCGAGCACAGCGAAACGGCCAACAGTCCTTGATCGCGAAGCACATCAGCCACCAGTTGCCGGAGCGGTTCTGTGGTGACGGCAATGATCTGCGACGTCCCGGGGAATAGCACGAAGTGGGGTTGCGCGAAAATCGGTAGTGTGCCGCCCATCTTGTCCACGTCATTATCCGTCGTATGCGTCATAATTCTTCAATCGATGTTGGAATCAGTATCTTCGGAATCAAAGTCCGATCGAGTTGCAAATCCGCCGAGGGATCCGTGGCTGCGCGAAGTTCCTGAAAGCAAAACCACAATTGGGCCGCCAAGGTTTCGACGTCGATGCCTTGATAATGTTTGCCGTATGGTTCGAGGTAGTTCAACGACGACCGGTGCATTTTTCGCGCGCCGCCCAGATTGCCGTTTTCGAAATGAAACAGCGACACAGCGGCATGAATCAGTCCCTGGTAGAACTGTTTCTCCGCACCGACCGTCTCAGTCCAGATTTCCTCGAGGGCATCGTGGCAGGCGAAAAACTCTTCGTCATTGAAAAGCCGTAACCCTTCCAGGTATTTTGGGGGATATTCGTGCGGCCCGTCCATAGCCTCGTGCTCCGATATGCTCAGGGGTGAGGGCTGAGGGGTTGTGCGCCGACCGGTCATTTCCATAATCCAGTCACTTCCAAATATCGAGTCTAAACGCGTTCCCCTGGCATTGTCCATGGCCGTTGTGAGGACAAGCCCGGAGAAATTATGCCCAAGTCCGAATCTACCGGCAGCGATGTTGCCCGGAAGCAACAAGGCCGCAAAATCCTGCGTGCCTTGAAGAAGAAATATCCCGTGGCTGAGTGCAGCCTGAAGCACGACAACTCCTTTCAATTGCTGGTGGCGGTGATTCTCTCAGCCCAGTGCACCGATGCACGGGTGAACATGGTCGTGCCGAAGTTGTTCGACAAGTTCCCCACCCCTGAAGCCCTGGCCGGCGCGTCGCAGAAACAGGTGGAGAAGATCATCCATTCACTGGGCTTCTTTCGCGCCAAAGCCACCAACCTGCGAGGCATGGCCAAGGCGCTTGTAGAAGAACATGACGGCGAAGTTCCTCAGACATTGGAGGAATTGACGGCATTGCCGGGTGTCGGTCGTAAAACGGCCAACGTGGTTTTGGGAAATGCATTTGACATCCCCAGCGGATTTGTCGTCGACACGCACGTCAAACGCATCAGCCGTCTGTTGGGGCTGACCAAAAAAACGAATCCCGATCAGATCGAACGGGACCTGACGCGGTTGTTGCCCAAATCGAGTTGGATCGAAACGCCGCACCGGTTGATTTTTCTGGGACGCGAAATCTGCATCGCCCGCCGTCCACAATGCCCGGAATGCCCCCTGCTCAAGTGCTGCGACCGCACCGGCTTGCCGCCGCTCAATTAAAACTGTGCGAATTCGGATCGGTCAAGACTTGGAAATCACCACCTACCTTTCGCCCATCGCTCCGTCCCACGTTTAACCCGCAACGGCGGAGCACGTCAAAATCATCTGGCGAAATTCAGGCGAATCGGATAGTTTGTAATCTCATGAAGAGCGTCATTGGAATCAACACGCTCTTGTCTGATGAAATGCACCGCCGGGGGGAGAGCGGGTAATGGATGAGACAACAGAAGAACAAGACGACAACACCTTGTCGCCCACGAAACGGTTGTTGGGAAGTCAAATTCCGCTGGAGCGAGAAACGTTACTGTTTGTAGTCGCCAGCGCGCTGGATGTGGTGATGACTTGGATATTGTTGAATAAGTACCACGCCGACGGCTTTGTCGAATCGAATCCGATCGCTAGATTTTTTCTCGATCATTGGGGCCCGCGGGGCTTAGTCTATTTCAAATTTGTGATGGTGGCCTTTGTGGCGGTTCTGTGTCAGATCATCGCGCTCAAACGCGAAGACATCGCCCGCCGCATCCTCTATTTTGCCACCGCCTTGGTCGCATGCGTCGTGATTTATAGCTTTACGTTGCTGGTCCGGTATTCCTCAGCCGTGCCGAATCCCTTTGGATAAGTCGGCGGTTTCCGACTGTAATCGGGAACACAAGGTGAGAGAGCCGCCTTCCAATTTTCGCGAACCAAGAATCACCTGCTCAACGATGCAAACAGCCTGCCCACGAACTCCATGGGCCGCTATACTTGCACCGGTCGCTTGGCCCCAATTGACCTCGCTGATATTTGAATCAATCGCATTTAGAAAGACACGTAGCCGTGCTACATTCAGTCGTGATGGCCGGTGGGAGCGGGACTCGTTTTTGGCCCCAAAGCCGCAAGACGCTGCCGAAACAACTTCTGCCATTGGCAGGTGAGACAACGATGTTGCAACAGACCAGCGCCCGCAACGCCCCGCTCATTTCGCCTGAGCAAACGTGGGTTGTTACCAACGCGGTGCAAGCTGACGCGACCGCGGCGCAATTGCCCGACGTCCCGCGTGGGAACATCCTCGTCGAACCATGCGGGCGGAATACCGCACCCTGCATCGGCTTGGCCGCTATTCACCTGTTGCGGCAAGACCCCGATGCGGTGATGTTGGTCGTGCCGGCCGATCATGTCATTCGCCCCACGGAGACCTTTCAAAAAGCGGTCCAACGCGCGACCGACGTCGTCGCGAATTCTCCCGACACCTTTGTGCTGTTTGGCGTCCCCCCCACGTTTCCGTCGACCGGATTCGGTTACATCGAACGTGGTGGATCCTTCACCGACGATGCGGACGATGCCTATCAGGTTGCTTCGTTTCGTGAAAAGCCGGACCGTGAGACAGCAACGGGATTTCTGGACGCCGGCTGCTATTACTGGAATTGTGGAATTTTCGTCTGGCGCGCCGACGCCATCTTGCGAGCCTTGGAGGCTCAACAACCCAATATCTCGCGGCGTTTGGCGACGTTGCGAGAATCGCTGGGAACGCCCGATGAAGATGCGGCACTGCACCGTGAGTTCCCGCAGATGACATCCATTTCTATCGATCATGCGGTGTTGGAACATGCCGAGAACGTAGCGGTTTTGGAAGCGCCGTTTGAATGGGATGATGTCGGGAGTTGGCACGCCTTGGAGCGGTTGCTGGGGGCTGACGAGAACCGAAACGTAATTGATGCTCCGCATTGCGGCGTCGACACAACCGGTTGCATCATTCGCTCAACGGAACAAGAACATCTGATTGGCACGATCGGCATGGAGGACTGTGTGATCGTACACACCCCCGATGCCACGTTAGTCGCCCGCAAAGATGACGAAAATGCAATCAAACAATTGGTGGCCTTGATCGAGGAACGGGGCTATGACCGCTTCCTCTGATCCCCCCACGGCAGGCACGTATCCCGTTGAGGGGCGTTTGTTGGGCATCGATTTTGGGACCAAGCGGATCGGCGTCGCTATTTCGACGCCGGAACAAACGATCGCCAGTCCGCTGGAGAATTACAACCGGCGGACAAAACCGTTGGACGGCGAGTTCCTATCAAAAATCGCCAACGAATACCGCGTGGTAGGACTTGTTATTGGCTTGCCGGTGCACATGAGCGGCGACGAAAGCGAAAAATCGCGGCAGGCCCGCAACTTCGGCAAGTGGCTGAGCCATTTAACCAAACTGCCGGTGCGCTACTGGGATGAACGGCATACGTCGTTGATCGCCGAGTTGTATCTGCACGAAGCGGATCTGTCGAACAAAAAACGCAAAGCGCGGATGGACATGGTCGCTGCCCAAATCATGCTGCAAAATTATCTCGATAGCGACGACCGCACGGCCGCCCCACAAAGTTTGTAAACCAGCGGAACTGAATCCTTGACCCCGGGAACGCGATCAAAACGATCCGCGGACAGCCATGACAGACACTGATGATAATACGATCCGCCTGGACCAATTTTTAAAATTATCCGGTGCTGCCGGAACGGGGGGACAGGCCAAGGTATTGATTCAAGCCGGACAAATCACCGTCAATGGCGAAGTCGAAACACGTCGCCGTCGCAAACTCCGCCCCGGCGACCGCGTGATTGCCGAGGGGGAAGAATACGTCATTACCTCCGACGACGAAGAATAGCGGCGCGTGACAACGCTACTGGCAAGTCTGTGACGCTTCATCGGCCGAGAGAGGTCCGCCCACCACGCCGAATTCTCGGCGCGCTTTTGGTGTTAACAGCAATCCCAACGGCATACCAACTAGGAGGAGAACTGGCATTGCGACTGTGGCAACTTGACCAATCGAAGGGTTCTCGATGATTCGACCGTCGAGAGTGACACTCATGCCTTCTGTACCGACGAGCGACGCAAAAAGCAGCGTCAAGATGATTAAAGCGACATAGAAACCCGTGATGCCGATCGTCCAATTACGGGCGGTAGCATTGTGCCGGATGAGGTGATGAGCCGCCCAGAAGAGCAGGATGAATATGAACGTGAACCTGAGGTCGAATTCGAAGACGAAGTAGTCAAAGAAAATCAGCGAGACGATCATCGAGATGATCGACAGCCAGGCAAGAACCTGGAAATAGCGACCAACGAATTTGCCGATGTCGTTGAAAGGCATAACGATCGAAATATCGGGGCAACGGAACGTCAAGACGATGCTTGGGTTTCGGACAACTTATAATTTCAAACGATATCGGATTCTAAGAGAGCAGGCTAGCCCGGTTTACCCCAAAGTGGCCCGGCCATGATTGGCTGGGGCGCGCCGCGAGAAGCACGGGTACCATGTGCGGCCGATTTGACGAATGGCACACGGCGCGGCAAACTGAATCGGTTCGAAATAATCAGTGCGGGAGTGTTTCGACGACCGGTGTGAGCCAAAATTGGGCGAATTCGTAGTACACCAAGATGCCGGTGAAATCGACAATCGCGGCCACGAGTGGGTTGGAAATGAGGGCCGGGTCCATGCCGATTTTCTTAAACACAATCGGCAGCATGGCGCCGATCATCGAGCCCCACATCACCATAATGGCCACGGTTGCCGAGACGATGATCGCCGCATCCCAGCCTTGTAGTCCCCAGGCAGGGAAAAATCCGAGCGTGGATAACACGACTGCAAACATGAGCCCCATTGCTGCTTCGCGGGCTGCGATGCGCAACCAATCCGACGGCCCCGCCTCGCCTAATGCCAGCGTACGAATGACCAGCGCCGCCGATTGCGAACCGGCGTTCCCTCCGGTGGCAATCACCAGCGCAATGAAGGTTCCCATCCATTCCACGTGTTCAGAAATCTCTTTATAACTGTCCACGACCACGGAAATTCCTTGGGCGACCGTGAACAAAAACAACAACCAAATGCCGCGTTTCCAAGTGATGGTCAAAATCGGCGTGGAGAGGTAGCTGTCCTCCAACGGTTCCACAGCACCAGCACGATGCGCGTCTTCGGTTGCCTCTTCTTGAATAACGTCGATCACGTCGTCGTGCGTGATGATGCCCACGAGGCAATTGTGGTCATCAACAACGGGGATCGCCAACAGGTCATAGCGCCCCAACATGCTGGCGACATCTTCTTGGTCATCGCTGACGTTCACCGAGATCACGTCGTGATCCATGATGTCCGCCACGATCGCTTCGGGTTTCGCGAGAATCAATTGTCGCAATGAAACAAACCCATGCAAATGCCGTTGGTCATCGAGTACGTAGACGTAATAGATCGTCTCTCGATCCGGCGCGATGCGCCGCAGCCGCCGCAAGGATTCTTCAACCGTGATTTCCTGAGGCAGCGACGCATATTCGGTCGTCATGATCGAACCGGCGCTGTTTTCCGGATACGACAGCAGCTTGCGAATGTCGCTACGCTCCGCTTGTGCGATGAGCGGCAATAACAAATCCACGTGCTTGGGATCGAGGCGTTCCAGCAGGTCAACGCGGTCGTCGGGAGCCATTTCTTCCAGCAGCGCCGACACCCGTTTGCGGTCCGTCGTGGTTACGAGGTCTTCTTGCTTAGGCAAATCGAAGAAGGTGAAAATCTGGACGCGGCTATTCACGTCGCAATGCGACAACACGCGCCAGATGTCTTCGTTACTCAGCCCTTCAATGACCTCGGCCACCACGCCCGGGTGCAAGGCGGTGCAGAATTCAATCAGGCCGGCATCGTCACCGGAATCCAACATCTCCCGCACTTCGGGCAACAGCAGTGGATTGTACATAACAAGCCTCCTCAACCCCGGTCATTGATGCCGACGGTAGAACCGTGTGCTGGCAATAGGGTGTCTCTCTACACGTTTACTCGGGAATGAACGCCGCCAAAAACCGCGACGCCCCATTCCAATCTGCTCGCAAACCAAACGGCCATCGAATCCAGCAACCTCATTCCCACCACCATACCAGCGCATTCTTTCTCGACCGGCGAGTCGTGGGGCTGGTCGATATTCACTCGCGCAGTACGAACGAAACCACATCAGTTCGGCAGCTGCCATGCACAATGGCAAGTCAGAACTGTTTGCAAAAAACCCCCCGGCGGAGTAAATCCAACGGGGGGTTCGGTGATTTCTTGTTCCTGATCGTCGCCGCTCTGCTGCACGCCCCAGTAATTCTGATCAGGGGACCAAGCAAGCAGAATGGCATTCTGGTTAGACACAGCCCTGTGCGAATGACCAGAAGGCAATATGGCTGATCAACGTTTGGAGAACTGAAAGCTTTTGCGGGCTTTTTTGTATCCGTATTTTTTGCGTTCCACCATCCGGCTATCACGTGTCAGGTAGTGTCCGGCACTCAATGTCTCGTGGAGTTCAGGATTCATCACCTGCAGGGCACGTGCCACTCCCAACATGATGGCCCCAGCTTGACCGGTCGTCCCGCCCCCTTTAACGTTGACGATCACATCGACGGAATCGGTCATGTTCGTTGCATCCAGCGGAGCACCCACTGTGTGACGATCACGTTCGACATGGAAATACTCATCCAGCGGACGGCCGTTGATGGTCACTTTTCCGTTGCCTTCACGGACCCGGACGCGGGCGACCGATGACTTCCGGCGACCTGTTCCCCAGGCCACGCCGAACTTGTCGAGGTGTCCGCGAATCACGACGGGAGCCGCAATCACTTCGGCTTCCTCACCCGCTTCGTCCGCTTCGCCTCCCAAGTTCAACCCTGCAGCTAAGGATTCAGTTTCCGTCGCCGGTTCTTCAGCGGCCGGAGTCGGCAAACCGCCACTCGGCTGGGGCGCCATTTCCTCGGTCGGCTGGGGAACCAGTCCCTCAGTCGGTTGCGGAGTCATTTCCGGAGTTTCGTTGACTTCGTCTGCCATAACAGTCTAATCGTTTATTGAGAATTGAAAGATTCAAACTTTAAACAACGAGCAAAACCTACAGGTCCAAAGGCTGTGGGTCTTGGGCTTGATGCGGGTGACTTTCACCCACATACAATTTGAGTTTGTCCAGCATACCACGACCCAATTTTGATTTGGGCAGCATGCGTCGAACCGCTTCGCGAAGAATAAATTCCGGTTTGGTTTCCAGCAACTTGGCTGCCGTTGTCACGCGGCGACCACCGGGATAACCTGAGTAGCGGTCGTACTCTTTATTCAGCATTTTATCCGTAAAGTACGGATGGGTTTCATGTGCGATGGATTGACCCGAAAAACGGACCTTTTCGGCGTTCACAACCACGACATAATCGCCGCAATCGACGTGCGGAGTGTACGTCGGCTTGTGTTTGCCCATCAAAATCGTTGCCAATTTGGACGCCAAACGCCCGACGACTTGATTGTCCGCATCAACGACGTGCCAATCTTGCTGCACGTCGATATCTTTTGCCATGTAGGTCTTTGCCACGTGTCTACTTCCCAACAACAATTTGCACCGCCATCCAAAAAACACGGTGCGAGTGACACTAATAAAGTCCGGTTGTCGACGCGTGAAACGGATTCTCGACGCCGACAGGACACGGAGCGGGGATTAAACATAACCCCCGTATTCACAATAGGTTAACACGCTGGGCAAGTGCTACAGCTGCGTCAAAAAGAACAGCAACTGGGCCGCTTGCCAGCCGTTGAGAATCGAAAGCCGCCTCAACGCCTTTCCGCGCAGCACATTAGTGACTGGCACGGAAACGTGCAAGATTAGCGACTTTCGACACTTGATTCAACGTTGAGGAGCCAAAATTCCCCGGTTCCCGACGAATCAATCCCTCAGAGCTACCCCTGGCGCGGTCCCCGTGGGAATTGCCCGACTCCCAGAGGCGGAGCGAAACTGGTTACCCGCAGCCCACTATTTCTTTGGGGCACCGCCGGACACGACTCGCTTGTTCACGTCGGTTTCCAGCACGCCGAAGGCCTGTTCGTGCCGTTGCACCGCCATCTGCAAGGCTCCCAGGAACCGTTTGGCCGTGTAGTAATTCATCACGATCCTTTGCGAAATCGGGACCGCTTCGGTCTGTCCGCCGAAAGGCTGCGGATTTAAACCGAAATCGATGATCAACTCTTCCGGCGACCCAGTCACTCGGGCGAAATTGCTGTATAGTGCGGCGATTCGTTCGGAATCGAAGCTGATTTGCGGCGCCGGCTGGCCTTTAGCATCTGTCGGATTCGCTGGGGCGCTGGCGGATTGGTCTTTGGCCATGTCTGACTCCTCAGGGGATGTTTAGGGGATAGCGCGTTACTTACTGATCGTTTTAAAACCCTCGAACGCATCACGCGGAGAATAACGAAGTCTCACCTCGAAATCAGGCGTAATCGGGCTTTGAAATGGGTTGGAAACAAGCCAAGGTAATGTGCGGCGCGGTAAGTAAATAGACAGGAGAATCCACAAGGTTGCCATTCACAGCAGCGAAGTCGCGGGCAAACCGCAAAATCGACGCTAAGGTGATTTTCAAT
Coding sequences within it:
- a CDS encoding Nramp family divalent metal transporter, whose amino-acid sequence is MSEALNVTPGPPQSAPPMLLSGNPLSWIKVFGPGAIIASLTIGTGELIFSTRGGALFGYNILFLFVVISILKWGLVLGTARHMVLTGVHPFQRMMDLPGPRGWAPMAFFILAAVCIPIWVSFHSGVLGNLTSWVSGTEAMFNGGADFVWGAAILSGLLLLSATEGYTVLERVQLAIVAALIICAGISLVLYSPDWWALLKGAVIPSAYEYPNWIGEYPKIATQPVWVETTRYVGVIGGAGYDYLAYTSFLREKRWGNAGTAPATRQRLETIAADPNHAVRRWLRAPYIDCSISFIIVIAFSAVFVASGTIILAPEHKIPDEKNLLNLQAEFVVGLSPVLLPLYVAGAFLTMLGTLYGTLEVAHTVLNEMARSVNDAWAVQHQRRLKSYTVAWCALIAYGVLTWQYFYTTSGGADKPRALLVVMTPANLFTGVLLCGLLCLLNPWMDHRFLPRMLRMPTWLWLLNLFAAVVFLALGVKGYWDHDSRWIALGGLCLVVVVAWGLAFMLRGRLRGTRADGD
- the nth gene encoding endonuclease III; its protein translation is MPKSESTGSDVARKQQGRKILRALKKKYPVAECSLKHDNSFQLLVAVILSAQCTDARVNMVVPKLFDKFPTPEALAGASQKQVEKIIHSLGFFRAKATNLRGMAKALVEEHDGEVPQTLEELTALPGVGRKTANVVLGNAFDIPSGFVVDTHVKRISRLLGLTKKTNPDQIERDLTRLLPKSSWIETPHRLIFLGREICIARRPQCPECPLLKCCDRTGLPPLN
- the folE gene encoding GTP cyclohydrolase I FolE; translated protein: MEHGPVDLPRIERAVREILLAVGEDPDRDGLLETPARVARMYKELFSGLHSEPGRHLEKVFEEKYDELVLVRDITFNSTCEHHLLPFLGVAHVGYLPNGRVAGLSKLARVVDEISRKPQVQERMTHQIADLLNNELDAKGVVVVLEAEHTCMSIRGIRKPGALTVTSAVRGLFKSNPPSRAEAMALINRK
- a CDS encoding DUF5658 family protein codes for the protein MDETTEEQDDNTLSPTKRLLGSQIPLERETLLFVVASALDVVMTWILLNKYHADGFVESNPIARFFLDHWGPRGLVYFKFVMVAFVAVLCQIIALKREDIARRILYFATALVACVVIYSFTLLVRYSSAVPNPFG
- a CDS encoding mannose-1-phosphate guanylyltransferase, which produces MLHSVVMAGGSGTRFWPQSRKTLPKQLLPLAGETTMLQQTSARNAPLISPEQTWVVTNAVQADATAAQLPDVPRGNILVEPCGRNTAPCIGLAAIHLLRQDPDAVMLVVPADHVIRPTETFQKAVQRATDVVANSPDTFVLFGVPPTFPSTGFGYIERGGSFTDDADDAYQVASFREKPDRETATGFLDAGCYYWNCGIFVWRADAILRALEAQQPNISRRLATLRESLGTPDEDAALHREFPQMTSISIDHAVLEHAENVAVLEAPFEWDDVGSWHALERLLGADENRNVIDAPHCGVDTTGCIIRSTEQEHLIGTIGMEDCVIVHTPDATLVARKDDENAIKQLVALIEERGYDRFL
- the ruvX gene encoding Holliday junction resolvase RuvX: MTASSDPPTAGTYPVEGRLLGIDFGTKRIGVAISTPEQTIASPLENYNRRTKPLDGEFLSKIANEYRVVGLVIGLPVHMSGDESEKSRQARNFGKWLSHLTKLPVRYWDERHTSLIAELYLHEADLSNKKRKARMDMVAAQIMLQNYLDSDDRTAAPQSL
- a CDS encoding aminoacyl-tRNA deacylase; translation: MRIDEMLSSRHVHFESLQHRPTFTANRMAQVLHIPGKEVAKSVLLRSGGDYVLVVLPATHYVDMERIRRRLGEENVEMASEDEIAHMFPDCEPGAMPPFGSLYDVPTLMDSSLAEDEEIVFENQSHAEAIRMRFEDYDTLEHPIKGRFSY
- a CDS encoding RNA-binding S4 domain-containing protein; translation: MTDTDDNTIRLDQFLKLSGAAGTGGQAKVLIQAGQITVNGEVETRRRRKLRPGDRVIAEGEEYVITSDDEE
- a CDS encoding LON peptidase substrate-binding domain-containing protein — protein: MTHTTDNDVDKMGGTLPIFAQPHFVLFPGTSQIIAVTTEPLRQLVADVLRDQGLLAVSLCSAVDDFVCVARIVTPMFFSPAANCIHIQGVCRAQINSRHPADDLSQRATITARPDHYAMTPVIDRHRRHEELLAAFRELFPHILRNDLFQLWAGDQLTLGELCDQLADQLPLAPSHKQSMLAEPNVDLRSDLLLAQLRELLRGQREATIEQSANPQFSVN
- a CDS encoding DUF309 domain-containing protein, which encodes MDGPHEYPPKYLEGLRLFNDEEFFACHDALEEIWTETVGAEKQFYQGLIHAAVSLFHFENGNLGGARKMHRSSLNYLEPYGKHYQGIDVETLAAQLWFCFQELRAATDPSADLQLDRTLIPKILIPTSIEEL